The window CCATCACCACCGTCGAATAAGTGGGACACCACTCCCTTCGTTACGTGTTTTACCCCATCTTATCGATGTCACCAAGGTAACGCTATGCCAGAGCCAGACTGCCAGCTAGCCTTTGAAGTTGGACTGTGGGACCCATTATGCTTGCTTAGTACTCTATGTTCGGGTCGGATCTcgattaaaacccaaacccaagtTTAAAATTTAATCACTAAAAACCTGGTTTATTGTTAAACAAAATACTTAAAAGAGTGTGCTTGGTGGATCGGGCTCCTCTCTTGCAAGCCCAGCGCCCAACGGGTGCCTAGTGAGGCGAACATGGATCATCTGAATATACGTGTAGGTGAGCATTCCTTtcagagccaatcacatgtttattttattttcataaataccctcctccACTTGTAAATAGTAAAAATAGGACATGTGGTTGCTTCTCACATGTACGTGCACCTGCACATACatgcagaggaaccgaactctaatgaggcatccaacgacTGGGCTGCTGGTTGTACAAGGGGTTCCACATAGACACACATCCCCGCGCGTGCCTAAtggcccagccgttggatgctggTTGATTCCAACACGGAGTCGGGTCGGGTAAAAAATATGGATGTGGTCCAAGCAATCGAGATACACTATTAAATTGGCGAGCAAAGCACTGGGGACTTTCCTGTTTTATCCATTGAAACCTATAATTCACGGACGGGCTTGTTTGACTGTATTATCGTCCTTCGTCTCTTCCACCAGTTAttagtttccattttcttctattctttcctTCTCTGCAAAACTCTTCGCAGAGTTATATAGAGAGATATATTGAGGAAACATAAAAAACTGAAAACTGAAAAAAGGAAACTTCTTTATTTTTCCAAGAGAAGGGGATCGGAAGACCGACctttcaatcttcaaaaccctaaccctagccgCCATCGTTGTTAAGTTTGTCTCTCTGCTCATGTagtttttttgttctgttttgaGATAATCAGGATCTCATCTCTCAATCGGGGTGAGGTTATTGATTCTTGTGTTTTAGAGAAGAGCAGCGAAAAGCGGAGGAGATGACTAGGAGGTGTTCGCATTGCAGTAACAATGGACACAATTCAAGAACATGCCCCAACAGAGGAGTCAAGCTCTTCGGTGTTCGTTTAACAGATGGATCGATTAGGAAGAGTGCTAGTATGGGAAATCTAACGCACTACACTGGATCCAACGGCAATAACCATCATAACACCGGGACCAATCCTAGTTCGCCCGGCGAGACGCCGGAGCACGGTGCCGCTGCTGATGGTTACGCTTCTGAGGATTTCGTCCCCGGTTCTTCTTCTAGTCGCGAGCGAAAAAAAGGtacgcttttttttttttttttttccatcttctTAATCTTTTAACTGTTTCAGTGATTTTAATTGGTTagtgtttctgttttttaagATTGGGAAATTTATCTATGGTTCAATTTGGATTCCTTTACGTATTTGTTTGAAGCTTTGATATGAAAGCCCCTTTGGTTTTTTTCCGAAAGAAAATGAGTTATTGACAAGAATGGAAGAAATATTGATACCTTAGGAACTGGTTAAACTAATATTTCCGGACCGATAAATTGGGatgttgtaattttttttctctatttgtgGTAGAACAGAAAAATCAAGAATTAATTGGTATAACAGGGAGAATTgttgattcttttcttttccatttaaGCTCTTATGAGTTTGTGCAAGTTGTGACAAATGATCTGAGAAAGGTTGCTCTTACACTTCTAGCATGTAAAGGAAAGTCCATAAATGCTTACCTGTTGATTTTTAAGATAATACTTCTGTTCGTACTGTGGTTGTAATTCTGTGTTATGTGTCCATTCAAAAAGTATTGCTTATGCAGTGAAAATACCGAATATCATGGAAAAGCTACTTTTCTAAGTTGATGATAAAGAGGCTTGGGAAACTCTCTTCAAACCCTCTCCCCTAGAGAGGAGACCAAGCACCCAGAAAAGGTTTTGGGTTTGCAAGTACACACAAAATGCTGTTGTTCATTACGCATCCAATTATTGACTTGGATACTAAAATGAGGCACCAAGTACAGTCTGAAATACTAGTTTAAATTTTAAACATAGCAACCTTTCTAGAAATACTGAATCATCTTGGCCTGCAGTACATATTAAATATATGCAGGATTTACATTAATTCATCAAATCTGCCCCATAACCACATGATTTATATATATGTGGATTGGCATTTTGTGCATGTGAGGTGGAATAAGGTCATCACATTTAGTTGATGTATATCTTAAGTATACTTTCTATGCTTTTGATTTGCAGGGGTGCCATGGACCGAAGAGGAACATAGGATGTTTCTACTTGGTCTTCAGAAGCTTGGTAAAGGTGATTGGCGTGGAATAGCACGCAACTATGTAGTATCAAGAACGCCAACTCAAGTGGCAAGCCATGCTCAGAAATATTTTATCCGACAAAGCAATATGTccaggagaaaaagaagatccagcttgttTGATATCATAGCTGATGAAGTAAgtacccttctttctctcccttcccccaacccccccccccccaagcacAAATACATGCATGCACACTCTACATTTAGGCACCCTGGCCTAGGAGTAGGGAAGCCATCCTGTGATTTTACAGTAACAGAAGGAAGCTATATTACTTTTTTAAGAGGGATGCCCAGTACTGCAATTGTGGGTGCCCAATTCATTGGAATACATGCATGCATGTACATGTGTGTCTAGAGTTGCTCTTTGTTGTTGATGGTCGATTTTGTGTGTGCTTCATGGATTTTGAGTTCTGTCATGCTCTCCAAAGAGTAGATGTCCTTTATAGACGAAGTAAAACAAATGGCCTACACATGACATATAGGTATTGTACTTGGCTCTCGGAAGATGCCAAAATAGCCCTTTTTTAAATAGTCGTACTCATCTCACAAATTGGTTCAATTATGACCAGGATTAACTTATTAATGGCTGAACTCTTACAATTTCATGTGTGCGATGTGTTGAATGCCATTTTAGATTGCATACGGTCTATGTAACCAGCCtatctcttctccctttctggCAAAAGGGTTTAAGGAGTGTCCCTAGATGGATCTTATTGATATTATTTTTCACTACTCATGAGATCGGTAGAGTAAACCTCCTCCTGTTGGGAGTGCCTTACTAACCTTCCTCACATGCATCATATTTCTGCAGTCAGCCGACACTCTTCCATCTGCATCACAGGAACTGTACCCCATCAGCAATTCTCAAGCTGAAAATCAGAGCAACAACCTTTTGCCAGCTCCACCAGCTGTGGAAGAAGAATGCGAGTCAATGGACTCCACAAATTCCAATGATGGCGAAGTTACCATTCCAAAGGCAGAGAGTTCACAATGCAGTTATCCAGTAGTATTTCCTACATATTTCTCGCCGTTCTTCCCATTTTCTTTCCCATTTTGGCCGGGTTACAGTGCAGAGGGAGCAACAAAAGAGACACATGAAGTTGTTAAGCCAACGGCAGTGCATTCAAAGAATCCAATCAATTTTGATGAGCTGGTGGGAATGTCAAAACTAAGTCTAGGAGAATCCCTTGGCCACTCCGGACCTTCATCTCTCTCACTAAAATTGCTTGAAGGATCTACTAGGCAATCTGCTTTCCATCCTAAGCCCACCAGTGGTGGGTCTGACATGGACACAAGCAGCAATCCGATTCATGCAGTCTAATCTGTGGTGAATGGTTGGGCCTGTGAAATTTTAGTTAGTTCAGTACTGAAATATGATGCAGATCCTCTGTTTATACAAGAACAATAATGTGCAGATCTGGTTTGAATTCTTcagttacaattttttttaccCTGTGGAGTTCATTCAATAATTACTGATTCTTAGATGTCCATTAACCCTAGTTCTTTGGATATGATGATCTCAGTCGTTAGTTTATAGCTGATTGTCAGAAAATAATTATATTCTTCATTTATTGTGGGGTGCATTCCCCTTGACTGGAAAATGCATTTCTTTgtccttttgtttttgggtaagattctttattttagttttcAGTGTGTTCTTGCCATATAGATTTGATTTGATATTAGATTGCAGCCTCTGCTAAGTATGGTCATTTTCATTTGCTCATAATTTAAATTGCGTTGGCAACTTGTTAATTGACAAATTGTTTAGGATAAAGATGATGTAATCTGTAAGGTTAGTGccgcaggggggggggggttggttttggttgttctttattttgttgGAGATATGAGTGATGTATTGTCTCAAAAtatctcttattttttattcaagacTACCGCCCTCATCTTCTATCCTTTATTATGATATTAATATTCTTGCATACAATAGCGTATGTTTATCCCAAAGGAgttgactaaatggtcttttaCTAGTTAATTCATGGCAAGGTGTGATGAAgacttggtttttttgttttttttgtttctttggtgAACATGCAGAATTGGGTTCAGATCATGGTGGGGACACACTATTAAATGACTATATGGCTGTTTGGATTATTTGTAGAAGACCGTAGATTGTGATTCCAGGGAAATTGGAATATAAGAATGGTCTCTTGAGTTGGTTGCTGCAGTGTTTCTGTGAATTGGTGTCTTTGTTGGGTCCAAGCTCAAAGTCGCAAcatgaaaattagaaacttcttTATAGGCTTTATATGGTTAGAAATGAACTGAAGGTGAGAACCCAAGtaagtagagagagagaagacggGGCGGGGATGGGGGTTGGGGAGTTGCAGGAGcttgggtggggtgggggagagggggTAGATgtaacgattttttttttcttcttttcttttaattatgtttCTGACAGATCAGGATCGGctccagggagcagggaacaCTCAGGgcgctgccagccgttgggctgtgctgcacacatccctaggtgtgcgtcatgatgtgtgtggcacagttcaggcgctggatgccccctggcagaaCCCTGGGCGCACACCTGCCTGGAGATGAGCTCAATTTGTTTCTGacatagaaaaacaaaatttttctgtttttgtatttcttAAAAGAGTCGGAGTACTCTGTTGAGGAATGTAGACCCTGTGCGCATGCGGGAGCCAATGAGAATACATGCATTGGTATCATGCCATCATGAGGGTAGGGCAATCAATCACCTCCTTCTATGTATAGGCATGGGAGGTACACTTTCTCAGAGAGAACTTTTCTACTTGAACTTTGTATTCCGTGATTCATTatagaagaatagaaaaacaaagtGATGTTACCAAACATATTTCTATTGTTacataaattttaaaaacaaaaaaaaagaaattgtaaaaAGCACATACTCCAAAAGAATATTACCAAGTAGGCTTTAGGcgtgatttggtatgatttatatttcgattttggattgatttcatacaagaaattaaaattgttttggttgcatcattttgaaatatttcaagaattagAAATTCATTTGGTAATTCAATTTCTAAGAATAGATTTTTTACGATTGAATATATTTTTGGAGGTATACGTTTCCCCACACCTCTAGTGGAAGAAAATCTCCTACGCCACAGCAATGATGACATGGAAAATGATGTCATTCGATCAAGGGGGGAGAGTAAATCTTTTTGTTCAAATTCTTTATAGTTTTTAATAAATGGCATACAATACATGATAATATCTTTTTGTTCAAATGCTCGTAATAAATTATATAgcaaaaaatatatgaaaaagaaatataaaatagaCAATGCGTTCATCTTCAACTGTGATAAATTTCATCGATTTGATTTACAATTTCTTTACGATATGTTTCCCATCACTGTTATTGCATACACATTTTCTTCATCGAACTCCCCTCTCCCCCCGGcgttcattttttttccttcaaaaagtCGTTTGCTTCTTAATAAAGTTGTATATGATTACACAAATATTTTTGTTACTTGGATGTAGGTTATTTTTCTTCAGGCCCAATTTATATGCCTATGGATGCTATGGAAGATCCTGAATCCGTGGGCCACTACACAACTTTAATTATCTGGAATACCCCGATAACTCAAACGTCAGTTATGCGAAGAACAATGGTCTTTGGATCCAATGGTTAAAAGATTTGAATTTTGACTACTTGGCTAGAAAACAAAAGGCACCACCCAGATATCTTGATGTAGAGCTGATTTTATTACTATATATTGAGAGCCATGAAAGAAAGGCTAGATTGGGGCTGGAATTGAAAAATCTCCAAGCAAAAAAATTGGAGTCTTTTCCTTCTGACTAACAAGCCAAAGGTACCGGCAGGAACAGTAGAAGAATTAAATAAGCTACCAACAAAGATATAGCCAGAAGGCCCAGAACTAGGGAAAATTATCAACCCCAGTACGTACTACTGGGGGTGCTGTGAACATCGTGCGGCATGGGCGGTCCCAGAACTAGCAATcaatgtaaaagaattagaggaactagaagaagggatcagaattagaagaagaagagagaggattgACCACATGGGTATGTTCATTGTTAAACCAGGCATGGAAGTACATGTAAGAATATACTAAGATTGAATAATCCACAGacatttaaattttaaagtAGTACCTACGGAGTACTTTCAAAGAGAAACACCATGATCTTAGCTACTGGATATCTACCTCCTAGTCAAAATACCAATACCAGTATTTTGGTCATTGAAATTGACTTTGCATCGTAACCTCAAAGCTGTCTGAACTGAAGTCAGATAAAACCAATGCCACTCTTGAAAACCACCTTGTCTATACATGCACCTAGTGACCAAAACAACTTCTTTTCAAGGCCAAAGCTTCAACAACTTGCATTGACGAGAGTTGTAGACGAAAAGGCTCCTGTCctgccgtggcgggagctggagcgtccagcccagcTAAACCACAGCAAAATtaggggtggggtgatcatttcaaaTGTGGGGCCctgggctggacgctccagctcccgccacgacaGGACCAAAGCCAAATCCAGTTGTAGAGGCTTTGAAAATGGAAACAACGGTTTACCCTAACCGaatagagtgagagagagagaaatgttcATACCTTCTTGTATTAAccagagagcaagagagaagatagTTTACGAAGTCTTCACTGGTCATGTTTCTATGTGTTCTTTACATAAAGACTTGTTGTTTATTCAAAAAGAGtgttttataaaatttatgaaaaattaCTACTTTCCCTATAAAAGAACCGTTGTTTAccacgtgctcattaaagagtaGCATGAAATAAGATAGAGTgcgatttcaattttgaaattgaaagggTTCTTTACataatttcagaatttctattccatatgatttttatttcactgaATAAGATTTACTTCTTTGGTCATAGATCAGCTAGCGCGCTATGGAGTTGCTTGGTAGTCCACCCAAGAATAAATCACCAcatgaaaattgaaatagacaTCAAACCAAATCAGGCCTTGGTTATTATCCCTAGGGCTTTGTGTCATCATTTGAAATGCTTCTAAGATTCGATAAAAAAAGGAGTCCCGAGCCAAACTTGACTGAAGGTTCGATAACCAAGGTGCCTTGTAATtttaaagggatttttttttccattatataAGTACTAATCATGTTCTCGAAAGAACCAAGGAGAGGAGATGGGTCTGGTGGAAATACCGAAATACCATTTTCTTATATTTCTCTTCTTGATATAGCCATACTGTATTTTCATGTGAGACAGTGAAAATTTCCCTATGATTAATGATTTAAGAGTACAAATTTTAATAAATCTGAGTATGGTGTAAGTTTGGTTTAATCATGCCCTTTGAAGAAACGTGGTGGGGCCAAATGGCCaccccaccaacatctcccacTTGGCTCAAAAGGAATATCTTCAAtagacaaataaaaaaataaaaaaaaaaaaagaagaagaagaagaagaagaccaaatcaaGCCTCTAGTTATTATCCCTAGGGCTTTTGTGTCATCATTTGAAACGCTTCTAAGATTCGATAAAAAAACATGAGTCCCGAGCCAAATTTGACTGAAGGTTCGATAACCAAGGTGCCTTGTAATTTTAAAGGGATTTTTTTCCATTATATAAGTACTAATCATGTTCTCGAAAGAACCAAGGAGAGGAGATGGGTCTGGTGGAAATAccattttcttatattttcttcttgATATAGCCATATTGTATTTTCATGTGAGACACTGAAAATTTCCCTATGATTAATGATTTAAGAGTACAAATTTTAATAAATCTGAGAACGGTGTAAGTTTGGTTTAATCATGCTCTTTGAAGAAACGTGGTGGGGCCAAATGGATTGGCTCAAAAGGAATATCTTTAatagacaaaaaaaagaaaaa is drawn from Telopea speciosissima isolate NSW1024214 ecotype Mountain lineage chromosome 1, Tspe_v1, whole genome shotgun sequence and contains these coding sequences:
- the LOC122667663 gene encoding transcription factor KUA1, whose translation is MTRRCSHCSNNGHNSRTCPNRGVKLFGVRLTDGSIRKSASMGNLTHYTGSNGNNHHNTGTNPSSPGETPEHGAAADGYASEDFVPGSSSSRERKKGVPWTEEEHRMFLLGLQKLGKGDWRGIARNYVVSRTPTQVASHAQKYFIRQSNMSRRKRRSSLFDIIADESADTLPSASQELYPISNSQAENQSNNLLPAPPAVEEECESMDSTNSNDGEVTIPKAESSQCSYPVVFPTYFSPFFPFSFPFWPGYSAEGATKETHEVVKPTAVHSKNPINFDELVGMSKLSLGESLGHSGPSSLSLKLLEGSTRQSAFHPKPTSGGSDMDTSSNPIHAV